AGAACTCGCTTCTTTCCCATTGTAATGTAACGTAAGCTGTGGTTTGGCGCTAGGTTATAAGTTGAAGATGCTTAAGGAATTCAAAAAAGCGAGGATATCAATTAGCTTTAAGTCAATGTCGAAGGTGGGGGAATCCGCGATTTATCAGCGCTGGAACGACGACCCCTCATCTACGGATCCGGCTATCATGAGTCCTTATCTACAACAACATCACTGGTCACCTTATTCTATCCTCCCGCAAACTGACCAATTTGGAAAGGAATGACAATGACCCCATTATTGGCATTGATGGAGTTCCCCTTACCCCAACAGAGGATATGCCGGTTGGAGTAGCCGATGGAGAACCGGCTGTTTCCACTGTCAGGTTtcttttatatatatatatatatgtatttaaaaaaaaagggggggcTGTATAAAATGGTCTCTTGGTACCTTGGGGATATGTGGAAGACGATAAAAGTTGGATTGCCGGCTCAGTTCGATCTAAAGTACCTCCGAAACGAGTTGCCATGTCGGTGTTGTTTACTTCCATATCACCGTAAGTGGACTCAGATAGAAATTGGCAATTGAATTGCCGACTGATAAAGATATCAAATGCAGGGATAACCCGGTGAAGAAAACCGATGCGCACGAACTTCTGGAAAAAGTGGGCGTCTCAATTGACCCCAGCGAGGAAGATGACTTCCAAATGCTCCTGGCAGCGGTCCACGACTGCGCAGAGACAGTGGCGGATATGCCAGATTACCAACCAAAACCGGACCTAGATCGATATCCACGACAAAATGTGCGACGTCCATCGGAAGAAGAGCAGGTGCTGGGACATGCATGGGCACACAAGTTCCTGATCAAGGGGAATCCAGACGGAGGACCTCTGGCGGGTAAAACCGTCAGCTTGAAAGATGTGATTGCAGTTGCTGGAGTGCCACAATTACAGGGAAGCGATGTGATCCCGTCCTGGACTCCAAACACAGACGCGACTGTTGTGACAAGAGTGCTCGATGCAGGCGCTGACATTGTCGGGACCTCAACGTGCGAGAACTTTTGTCATTCTACGTCGTCGTTCACCAGTGTTCAAGGCGCTGTGGATAACCCGTATGCTGCTGGGTATTCTTCTGGTGGGAGTACATCAGGTGGCGCGGCTTTGGTTGCCGCTGGCTTGGTGGATATCACTATCGGCGGTGACCAAGCAGGGAGTATCAGAGTACCTTCAGCGTTGAGCGGATGTATGTGACCTTCCACTAGCGGTCAGTTATTTGATTTTAATGTTATTCCAGGCGTCGGACTCAAACCTACATCTGGCTTGGTTCCATATAGCGGGATTGCGAGTGGTGATGCCATCGACGACCACGCAGGGCCGCTCGCAAGAACAGTGATGGATGTTGCAACCTGCCTGGACACAATTAGCGGCTATGATGGTATCGATGATAGGTCGTTAGGAAGCCCAAAGCACGGCTCGACCACTTATGCTGCTACTCTTCAGGCAGCACCCACAAAGCTCGAGGGGTTCAAAATCGGAATCCTAACCGAGGGATTCGAGCACAGGATCGTAAATCCTGTAGTCAGGTCGACAGTAATGAGTGCCGCACGCAAATATGAAGAACTCGGAGCGACTGTCGAGGAGATCTCACTTCCTGACCACCTGAACGGACCCGCCGTCTGGACCATCCAGTCTAGAGTCGCAGGCTCAATGAACCTTCTTGGACAAGCGCATGGACGAAGAGGTTTGGGCCTGACAGAACTGGAACGTGAAAGACTCCCCTGGACCAAAGAAAGTTTCCAGCGAGCGTTTCCCACAACCCAGAACGTGATGATCAACGGTCTTTATCTCATGTCTCGATTCCCGGAACTTTATGCCAAAGCAAACAACATTGGCCGGAAGCTTCGTGACTTGTATGAAGAGATTTTTGACACATACGATGTGGTAGTCATGCCTACTACGCCTATTGTTGCGCCGAAGCATGGTACGCGTGGTCTTCCTATGGAGTCGATTAAGCCCAGTATGGGACTTACGATTAACACGGCGGTTTTTAATCTAACGGGTCATCCTGCGATGTCTATTCCGGTGGGACTTACTCCggctgaggaggatgaaaagGTACGCTTGCCAGTAGGAATGGAAATTGTTGGAGGGTTGTGGCAAGAATCGAAGGTCTTGAGAGCGGGTCATGCGTGGGAGACTCATTTCAACTGGAAAGACGACCAAAGGTAATGTATTTCTGGAatcaaatatatatatatatgctcTTATACGTATCGCCGTAGTTTTTCCTTCTGGATGCGTTTTGGTACACTCAATTCTCTCAGAGTCCGTGGGATCAGGGTTCATACTATGCTCCCATGCCCGGCTTTCTTGGTCGCCCGATTACTCAAAGCCTTTGCTGGCTTCTGTAGATTGGCGCATCTTATCCATATGAGCTATAAAAGACAATTGCAAATATTGAGAATAGAAACTCTCATAATATGATCAACAGTGAGGGGAAAAGAAACTTAATGCAGTGGGACAGTGGAAGCCCGCCAGGCCTTGGATTGATCCCAGGGACAGCAAACTCCTTTCCCCCTCCTTTTTCTCTACCCACCCCATGATGAATGGAAAAGAAGTGACAATGCTGCTATATTGCCAGTTGTCCATGGGCACCGAGTGCAGTAATCCTAGATGAAAGAGAATAAACACATTCAATACCAGTCAACGTATGTCGTGAAGAGATAAACTAAAAGCAAGAGACAATTTCCCTGCTAGTATTCCATGCAGTCAATCGAGGTACTGGTACTGCCCTGCATCCACCTAGAGACCCAAATAAACCAAAGAAACAAATCAGGAACGGTGGCAAGAAGTCGAGGCCCATGTGTCGCGAGCACCCAGTTCTAGGCCTAGACATATAGACTTCGTCATAGGAAGACTAATTTATGACATATCCGCCGTCCACAACAAGAGCATGCCCTTGTACGAAGGATGCTTGCGTAGAGCATAGAAACAGAATAGAATCTGCTATTTCGGCCGGCTTCCCCATTCTCTTCATCGGGGCAATTTCCACAGCCGGTCTGAATCTCTCGCGCGATTCCTCAGACTGTACGGTCATGGGCGTCTCGACAAGACCCGGACAAACACAGTTTACTCTTATTCCATCCCTGGAATAATCGATCGCATCCGAGCGTGTCATACCAATCACGGCAGCCTTGGAACCACAGTACGCAGCTGAGGGGAAATAAATAGATAGAGTTTAGAGATGTCCGAATGCAGCAAAGTATATTGAGGGGGCGAATGATGACTTACGAGCCTCCGGACGCCCGACTATTCCGAGTTGACTTGCAACATTGACAATAGATCCCCGTTGAGGTTCACGATCTGGATCGTGGCTGGGTAATGGGTCTTGCTTTAGCATTTGCTTCAACTCCGCCCTCGAGCAGAGCCAACAGCCGCGGTAGTTCACATCGTTGATGCGGTCAAAGGTTTCAGCGGTTGTTTCTGTGGAGCGTTGGCCTCCTCCTAATATTCCTGCACAGTTCACTGCATAGTCGATTCGCCCGAGCATGAGGATGGCACCCTGCATAAAGGACTCGACGAAGGTCTCGTCCGCGATATTCCCCGGCCTTACCACCAGTTGGGTTTCGGGATAGGCGGAAAGAATTGCATCCGCCGTCTGTTGTAACGAAGCTTCATTGAGATCAGTGATAGCAATTCGCTTGCATCCGGCAGCAACGAATGCTTTTGCGGTAGCTGCACCGATTCCTGGTCATCTTCAGCATAGGTTCTCGTACTATATATTAGAGTACTAACCGGTCCCTCCCGCTCCCGtcacaacagcaacaccgGGAAACAACGACTTCTGTGACATTCTCGTAACGTCGTATCTTATATCGATCCGCAACCTAACCAGAAAACAAGCGAACTTTGGGCGGATTCTCGAACAATTAGTATAAGTCGTTATCTCGGTCGATAACATCATCAGTCCGCTTGTTGGAGACGGTGGGGCAAGTGACCAGCCCCTAATAAATTGCACTATTCCGTCTTCGGCCCCGACCGGTTGGAGTGCTTCCACTTTCTCCCACATATTCACACCGTTCAACGGCCATCTCCAAAGAGTGGGGGAAAAAGCAATCTGTCTGTGATACATCCTTATATGGGTGCTCTCCAATGCCTTGATGCTGCCGCAGTCGTCCCATAATCCCCGCGGGGCTCGCCGCTCCAGTGTCGGAGCAAAACCTCGTGTCTGCGTGCACTGCGGTCGGGGCTTTCGAAGGACGGAGCATCTGGAGCGTCACGTTCGCACTCGTATGTTTTTACGACGTAGTTCTTGTCACTTGCTTGTGGGTTCCTGGCTGATTGGCAGTTAGATACCAAGGAAAAGCCGTTTACTTGCTTTTGCGGCGCTGCATTCACACGGCGGGATTTGTTGAAACGACACACCCGCATTGCGCATGAGGAGAATAATCCTCCAAATACAGGCGGTCTCATCTCGCCCAATTCGCAGCCAGATAACGAAGTCATCGATCAGCGGAATGAACTGCAACCCGCCGAGAACCCCGTAATCCAGCAACAACCCCCGTACGacgcaccaccaccaccaccaccggcccCAGCCCCAGCCCCAAGAGCCAACGTGCCGATTCCCGTCACATCTTCGACAGTCGCACAATGGCCGGGACCACCGCAGCATGGGACGTATATACCGCAGAGCCAGCCAATGATGAACCCGGATGCTAGTCATGCAGCGTTAGGTGCACATCCCGCGGTCACACATGATGCAGAAATTCTAGAAGCCGCGCAATTGCTTCTTCCTGGAGGCTATCGGGGTCCCCCACCGCCTGCGCAACCAATGCCCTATTTTCCTGAGGAGCTTAACCATTTTCAGGAATTTACACATTTTCTGGACTCGATTGGGTTGCCGGCAGAATGGCTTCCAACGACGACGGACATGCAGCCGACAATACCTAGTGCTGCTGCTAATGATGCCGCCACTCGTGAGCAGCCGAGTTCCTCTCGTAGAAGGTCGCGCGGAGATTCCCCGTTTAGATCTTGGTTGCCATCAGTTCCTTCGGGAGATCAGAGCTTGGGAGCACTCTCCGATTATGGTACGTCGGATACATCCCGGTAGAGAATATGCAGCGTCTAATGGCTTTGTAGAACCTCCTCAAGAATCCAGAAATCCATCGCCATTGAAAGTGACCGAAGAACAAAGACAGCGCCTTGCATTCGCATTGGAAGAGTTCCGTAATGTCATTCCGGATTTTGTTTTACCGTCAAGGCATACGCTATCGAGGTATCTGACCTCTTTTTTTGATGGATTCCACTCACATCTTCCGTTCATGCATGCCCCGACATTCCGGGTCAATGACCATGCTCCTGAGCTAATTCTGGGGATATGTACTGTTGGAGCCCAGTATCGACAGGAACACCGCAATGCTGAAAAGCTTTTCTACACTGGACGCGCCGTCTTGCTCGAGAGAATGGCTCGAGAGCCTCACGTTCCTCTCACAGGGTACAGCAATATCACTGTACAGGTTCCGATCTCCCGCTCATTTCACAGTACCGAAGGTATCCTACCGGAGGATGCAGCAGGAGCCAGTGCATGGAGACAGATCGAAAGCATTCGGACACTGCTTGCTCTCATGGCGTATGCCTCATGGGAATTAAAGCAGGAACTCATGCAGGAGGCATTTAGTCTACAGAGTATGCTCGTACGAAGCATTCGCGACTTTGGACTAGCAGAAAATGTCACTGTTGCTCCAAGACACACTCCTTTGCAATGGCACGAGTGGGCGGAAGAAGAATCCATCCGACGGACCAGAATCATATCCTTCTGTTTCGTTCATATCCACAGCATAGCGTACAACGTCTATCCAATGCTCCGGAGCAGTGAGATTCACCTCCGCCTGCCGTGTGCTACTAAAGAGTGGAAGGCAACCACTGCCAGCGAATGGGAGGCTACTCAGAGAGAGGCTGGTCCTCCGCCATTGTTCTTTCAGGAGGCTCTTGCAATTCTTCTGCAGCCATCACGAACAACTATTGTTCCTGATCCGATACCTACGCCATTGGGTAATTACATTCTTCTTCATGGTCTCCTCCAAAGAATCCATCTTGTCAGCGAGCTTTCTCTTCCGACGGGGGATCATGCTTCCTCCCTGCCAACGGAGGAGTTGAATAGACTTGAGTAAGTTATTCCACTAGTTGCTGAATTGATAGATGCTGATAATTATTAGGAGAGCACTGCGTGCATGGACATCAGTATGGCAGCAAGCTCCGGAGTCAAGCCTCGACCCTCACAACGAGAACGGGCCCATTCCATTCACCTCGAGTGCACTTCTGGGCATGGCATATGTCCGACTTTCTCTTAACCTAGGCCCGTACCGACAATTAGAAACAAGGGACCCGCACCGCATCGCCGCGGCATTACATAGATCCCCACGACCAGGACGAAATTACCGCCTAACACCCGCACTTATCTATTCAGCCCACGCATTGAGCATACCCGTGAGGCTTGGTATAGACCATGTCGCCCGTAGCCAAGCATTCTTTTGGAGTGTTCGACACTCGATCGCTGGATTTGAATGTGCCATTCTGCTAAGTAAATGGTTACTTTCTCTAGCAGAGCCGGGGAGTGGGCAGAATCTGAGTGGTAAGATTTATCCTCTATCGCATCTCTGACTGCACTAACACTGATTCTGCACAGAGAACGAAAGTCGCATCCTCCACTGGACCCGCTGCATCGTACAAGAATCATACGACTCCATGGACATGGAAGACAATGATACCCTCCCGAATCTGGAGCCCGCGAACCTTGGCCTAGCGGTCATCAAGCTCTGGTCTCGTTTGTTCCGGAAAAATACGCAGTGGCCATTCATCAACCTTCTCGGGGAGAGTTTGAAACAGTATCTGGCTACACTTCCGGGCTGAGTTCGCGTTGTGCTCGGTTGGACTATCGTTAGATTTATTTACACTACTGTACTACTGGTACAGATACTGCGCGAGCAACTGGTGATATGTCAGACATGCTGCTCTATCGTATGAACTGTTCTGGGCAGTGTTGAGAACACCGGGAACCATAGATGGCTATTTCTTGGCTGAGTGAATGTCATTCTTGGTGACGAGAGCAAAAATCTAGTCTTCTCGACTAACCCGATGTGCAGCAAAGGAGCAGGATGGTACCTCAAGTGAATACCTCAGATGCCAATTGAGGAAATTTTGTCAACCGACCTTGTTCCTTTGCTTTTCTCGGGGCCATCGGTCAGCTCCATTATGACTTACAGTGGCTGTTATAAGGGCTTTCCAATGCACTACGTTCACAGGTTTCTTTTAAGAAGCCAATTGTTTTGTCTAGATCACATGAAACTCGTTTCATTGCTTTAACCAGCCTTGATTTTTTTGCTATCGATCTAATGGTCCCGAAGTAATATCCATTGCAGTCCTTTTCTGTTTTCAATCATGATAAGACCTAATCAAACAGCATGGCACACGCATGGATTTTAAGTTCTCGCTCATTTAGCTTTAACGAGAATAATGGCACTGTTACGCAAATCATACACACTGTACCACTTCTCAAGCTGAATTGCAGCGGTGGGATTGATCGACTGCATCCGACATCTcgggagatgatgaatggAGTAATAGATGATCTAGGAGAACGTCGAATGCTCTTAATGATACACTGAAAGAGCATAGATTGGCACATCCTGGTCAATGACCGGACTTGACTATATGATGATATTGTTTCCTGAAAGCGCGAGGTGAGTCCGAACTTCCAGTATTATTGAATCATATACCTTTACTTTCCGGGCAGCTCTCAGGACTTCGCAAGTCGGCGTTCAGCGTACGGAGTAACTATCACAAGTTTTCGATCAATGACAAATCAAACCATTTATTAAACTAGTATTATAAACGAAAAGTAGCAAATTACATATTATCATCAAGTATACATGTCCTCGTGTAGGTCCATGTCCATCGAGGAATAAAGTTTTCAACGTAAGCCATTACTGCAAAGTGAATGTTTGACAGCAGCGAGCGTGCTTGTTGTGATTACCATAGCTCGCTTaggaggagctggaggggCTAGCAGAGCTGGAGGGGCTAGCAGAACTAGAAGCCGGGGTGCTCGACGAACcaccggcaccaccaccaccaaaaaTGCCCGACGAAGAAGCAGCACCACTGGACGAAGTAAATCCAGAAACAGAAGTGCTAGAAGCAGGCGAAGCAAGCGAGCCACTGAAAACCCCGCTAGCGAAAGGCCCGCTAGGATTCACGCTCGAAGTAGCAGCGACGAAAGAGCTACTAGCCGACGGCGCAACCAGCGCCGCACCCAAGTTTCCGATAACGACGGCCTGGCCGCCGGGCGCAGCAGGTGCGCGCGCGCAAGAGTGGATGTACTGGCCCAACTGGCCGGGGCGGTTACCGGACTTGAGAACGTGGTCGGGGGTGTACGCGGGGACCAGGGAGGTGCTGTTGCGCGGGAAGACGGTAGAGTTGGAGCCCGTGTAGCCGCCCAGCCACGCAGCGTGGGCGCTGTGCTCACCAGCCAGgcgggagaagaggaaggccAGCTCGGGCTTCTGGGTGTAGGCCGTCAGGCCGATGAAGGCACCCGAGACATCAGCTTCGAGCTTGGCGGCGTTCTGGATGTACGAGATGCCGCTAGAGACGCGGGGGAAAGTGAATTCACATCCCGGAGTGTCGAAGCCGGGGACCTTGGTGCCGACCTGTTGGACGGCGGAGAGGCCCAGGCGGTTCTGCTGCTGCAGGCCCTGGAGGTTGTAGTAGCTGGAGGGGGAGCCGCCAGGGAGGCTGGAGATGAAGCTCTGGTCGATCTGGACAGAGGAGTAGAAGCGCTCGATGAAGACCTGGAGGTACCAGGCGAACTGCACGATGGTGTTGTCGCTGGAGCTAATGGAGGTCGAGCATTCGTCTTGGGCCGCCGTACTAGTGACTCCGATGAGGAGCAGGCTGGCGAGGGTAGAGAGAAAGCGCATTTTGCTtgaggttttttttttttcttttttgctttttagCGAATGGACAGTTTAAAATGATGGGTATTTGTCTGGTGGaataaaagagaagagaCAGGAAATCCTGAAATGAGAGCCCATTTATATGCGGCGACGCCGACCATCACGGCAGTGTCCGAGCCCGGATGCAACCATATGCATATTCTAATGCCTAAACCTTGTTACCAGGAATCTTGCATCATCACCTATGATGACTATCTCGGTAGGAAGTCTATTTGGAGCTTGATCCCGTCATGCATTCTATTTATGAACCCTTCATGTCTTGATGCACTCCGGATCCGCCGTACCGGTCCTGCACTCAACAAGCAGAGATCGTATCTCCTCTAGGTCTCACAGTTTGACAGTTCCATGGGATCAAGATGAGGTCAATGGATAATCCGTGCCAGGTTATCGGGTATATGATATCATTTCCGAATCGCTTAGACGAGCAAGCGAGAATGGATGAATCGCATACGTGTACATCACACATTCATTGAATGAATTTTACAACATATCTCTCTTTGATACtcttctgcatctgcatctctAATCATTGCACGGCAAGCTCATTGACTTCTTCTATTCAATTAAATTCCAGACGATGTGGGCAGATCTCGATGTGCCGCGGTTACCGGCGATCGGCGATGTACATGTCATACACTCAAGTTTATTGGCTGTGGTACCAACGCCAAGCCACTAAAAACAACCTTATTTTCTGTATGGAAATCGGATCGATTTACCTTATTTGAAAAACCCCAAAATAGAGGCAGAAGGGAAATCAAAGCCACGATTAATACTAGACGGAACTGGTAATCAACCATATGACCCATGGCTTCTGCGAAGAATACTATCCGGGGATTTGGACCGCCCAATGACTACATGAATTGCGCACAGCATATACCCGGACAGTCCGAACATCGGAAAGGACACCACTCGTCAACGCCACCATCACGGAACCATCCGGTCTTATCTAGGGATCACTATATTTCTCCTTGCTTTTATGAATCAGTAACTTCGCTACCAAATCTGCCCTGGCCTGGCAACCACGCAAGCCCAGTCCGCTTCCGCACATTGCCTCTCTTGATTTAACTATTTCCGGCTGTCAAAGTGTCAGGACTCTGATAATAGTGAATTTTATTGGATAAGAGCTTAGTGGCAATAATGTGCTTCCAACTACGTGCTTAAGGTTCCTTAGAAAAAAACTTAAATGGTTATGGAATAGGAAGGTGGGAGTTATAGCCGCAGATGACGGGAATGTATGCGATTAATTGAAAGCTCTCTAGAATGGAGCGCGTAGTTCTGCACCAGACTGTATAGCTCAGTACTATTACAATTATAGGATACACTGCTACATGTAAAGCACAGGAATTAAGAGCCAACATTTTGAAAATATCTCATGTTAAGGAAATAACGCGTTTTTCTCATATGTGTTACGCTTTACGCTGTAGGCGCTCGCACGAGAGACAGAGCGACAGGAGCAACGGCAGATTAGTCAGAGATACTATTGTCATACTTTTAGTTGCCAGTATTATATCATGGACAACAGAGTATTTCAGACAATCACAGACTCACAGTCAACACTGATGGATAGTAGTGAATATTAGCTATCAGTAAAAGGCAGAGCAGGACAGGGTGCATACTGGTATCTACCCCACTAGCTGCACTGGTCACAATCAAGTTCAGATACTTCTCTTCCTCACTTTGTTAATAATCAGTAAAGTAGTACTTATTCCCTGGTCATGTCTTTGACGTCGAGATTATCCGCGATCTTGCCGATATTCTCGCGAGGGAGACTGTTGAGGCTGATTGGGGATGCCATTTTCGAATGTATCTGTTTTCAGTAACGCGGAAGGACAGCGATCGAGGAGGTCCAGCCAAGCTGCTGGCGCAGCTAGGTCGAAGCCGTTATGAATTGTGCAACATGCTGACATGCGCAGGATGTTGTTAGTCGAGAGAAATCTCGAATCTGTCCGCGCCAGACGCTACGGGGATAGTGATAGAGAAAGGAGGATACGGCCTTGGCCAGCCCTAAAGCACAAAGTGTCAGTGGAGACAATATGCAATCCGGAAGTTTCCATACCTTGAGGTCTTATATTTGGTTGAACTTCCATCTCCAGTGATGGATCATTCTAGATTGGCATCGGCTCGTTGATAAGTTCCATCCATATTCGCGTGTTTTTGATAGATAGCTACACAAGGTGTGAGCATTAAAAGTTGTATATCTAAACCAGTTAGCCACGCGCAACCGAATAGACGATGATGAGGTAGATGAAAGCAGACAGCATCACGCAGGTTTCTGTTATTACAATCCTGACGTGAGAAGGTTGTATGATTGGACAGGTCTCTCTTTCATATTTGGGGCGACTTGTCCAAGAGATTCTTTGGATATCCATACACGAATCCCACGGACAGAGGCCCTACATGTATATTCAGTTAGCTAACATCATTGACCAGAGATAGGAACGAGACAAGACGGACGAAATCAATGCCAGTAAACCAATATGATAACAATATATACCATGAGAACTGCTGTATCGGCGAAAACCTACCCCGGGGAGCATAGCCCTTGTTAAAAGCCAGATATCTTCTAGACCTCAGAGCAATTATCTCATCTGGTGATTTATTTGCAAGAATATCCACCAATGTGTTGGCTCGAAAGAGCGGGCTCATGTTTTAATTCTTGTAAAACCAGGACCTGTGAATTTCCTGTTCCGGCTAGTTTTGCCGTCTCTGGTATAGCCATTCGATACGCCGTACTGTAAACGCCGCCTGGCCTCCCAAGTATGCTAGAGCCCTCACTGTTCTGACCTCGTCTCCTCCCAAATCTTTTTCTCTTGCCAAACTTCCTCCCATATTCGGCACTCACCCATATGCCTGGCCATTTGAACTCCACCACCccctcctttttttttttttttcggaaATTGCGGCTGCGCCCTCTCGCCTCCACTTCTGGATTCCTTTTTCCTCATTTGCGTTGACCGGCGCTTCGAGCTGATTCTGTTTCCCTCTACCTTTTGTACAGGTTCATATTCTCCGCTCCCTTATTTTTTACTGAAAATGAATTTACATGAGGTCTTGCTTTTCCGGCCGCTCTTCGTTAATGGTATCCGCCCTTTCGACTCCCTTATCAAAGAAAAATGTATTGACTCCAGGCTTGACAGACTCCCAAGGCTGATTACAGCTTACAATCGAATAACCCTAATACACGCTCACTTCCAAGTTGGCGGTCGTAACCGAAGACTGAGACATTGCCACTACGGTATTTTGTACCCATTTGGACTCCCAggcactcttttttttttttttttttttcaaccAGCATTTATATTCCCGGCCCAGAGCTCCACTGACAGGATTCTTAAGACCATATCGATTCCGCCCACCAAATCAATTTACACAGTTCACACTCATCGGACCTAAAGCCAGGATTAGGATATAAAAATGGCGTGTGCTCAGGTTAGAATTCCCTTCTATTGTATCAAGGAGTTGAGTGTTGCAAGCTCATGCAGAGCTGGAAGAATTGCAATTGCAATTGCAATTGCTATCGCTATCCAGGACCGTCACCTGAAAGCTACGGTTACGCCACCCCTACTGAAATTCGTTTGATAAGAATCTTAATTGGTATACTATTTCTTTACTCATGCATTACCACCATTTGGTGTCACTATGCCTTGCAATCACGGCGCTGCCATGTGTCGTCCATGCAGGCCACGTCCTCCCTCTCACCATCTCACTAAAAGGCGTCCATGATGCATCCGATGTCCAGAGTCTCTACAATGTCCTGGGAAGGCACTTTTGACCTCGATCCCAATATATTTGGCTCTGGTACTCGCATTAGCCACGTCTCATTCTCCAACTCGACCGATGATATCTTGCAGCCAGGATTCGTTCGATATGGAAACGACACACTCTCACCAAACATTCCTGAATTGGAGGAGGAATCTTCCAGTCTCGACAAACGTGCCGCTATTAAATAAGCCTTCATATTTGACCTGTCACAATTACGTAGACTTTTGTCAGGTGACTGTATGTACAAAACACCATATTGCACAAAAATGCAAAGTAAAAATCCTGCTCGAGTAGAGAGTCACTCTAGGCTGGCCGGGGCCTGAGGACAGAAAGATGGGCTCTATCACAGTGCCTGTGTGCGTGTGTGTTTCTATTTCACGTCGAGAGTCGGGTTATTTCCACGCTTCCTTGGAAGCGGATGTGACGGTATGTGGCGGCTCAACAGTATGGCCATGTCATCAACAACCCCTATAAAAGCTTTCACTATCTAGATAGaatccctcttctctcttcttttgcccaaatttgatattctcgtcgatggctacaatagtttagatagggactggttcattattatctactattccgagcccgtgacaggtGAAGTGGCAGATGGTTTCATAAACTGTCTATATACTATCTATCTATTGATCGATCTATCATCGACCCTCAATATCGGCCTCGGATGGATTGAGTGGTCTTTCCGCACGTCAAATAATCAATGTCATCAGGCCCATCCCCTCTGGAGCCCCCTATCCTGTCTTTTCACATCGTCTACCTTTACTGAGGAGCGAAGGAAGGTGCGATAGACTAGACCAACACCACTGGTTGCACCTTcctctcctcgtcctctctGAGCTCTCCGTTCATG
This sequence is a window from Aspergillus chevalieri M1 DNA, chromosome 5, nearly complete sequence. Protein-coding genes within it:
- a CDS encoding putative amidase (COG:J;~EggNog:ENOG410PFKV;~InterPro:IPR023631,IPR036928,IPR000120;~PFAM:PF01425;~go_function: GO:0016787 - hydrolase activity [Evidence IEA]); the encoded protein is MSVLFTSISPDNPVKKTDAHELLEKVGVSIDPSEEDDFQMLLAAVHDCAETVADMPDYQPKPDLDRYPRQNVRRPSEEEQVLGHAWAHKFLIKGNPDGGPLAGKTVSLKDVIAVAGVPQLQGSDVIPSWTPNTDATVVTRVLDAGADIVGTSTCENFCHSTSSFTSVQGAVDNPYAAGYSSGGSTSGGAALVAAGLVDITIGGDQAGSIRVPSALSGCVGLKPTSGLVPYSGIASGDAIDDHAGPLARTVMDVATCLDTISGYDGIDDRSLGSPKHGSTTYAATLQAAPTKLEGFKIGILTEGFEHRIVNPVVRSTVMSAARKYEELGATVEEISLPDHLNGPAVWTIQSRVAGSMNLLGQAHGRRGLGLTELERERLPWTKESFQRAFPTTQNVMINGLYLMSRFPELYAKANNIGRKLRDLYEEIFDTYDVVVMPTTPIVAPKHGTRGLPMESIKPSMGLTINTAVFNLTGHPAMSIPVGLTPAEEDEKVRLPVGMEIVGGLWQESKVLRAGHAWETHFNWKDDQR
- a CDS encoding SDR family NAD(P)-dependent oxidoreductase (COG:Q;~EggNog:ENOG410PIRR;~InterPro:IPR036291,IPR002347;~PFAM:PF00106,PF13561;~go_process: GO:0055114 - oxidation-reduction process [Evidence IEA]), whose amino-acid sequence is MWEKVEALQPVGAEDGIVQFIRGWSLAPPSPTSGLMMLSTEITTYTNCSRIRPKFACFLVRLRIDIRYDVTRMSQKSLFPGVAVVTGAGGTGIGAATAKAFVAAGCKRIAITDLNEASLQQTADAILSAYPETQLVVRPGNIADETFVESFMQGAILMLGRIDYAVNCAGILGGGQRSTETTAETFDRINDVNYRGCWLCSRAELKQMLKQDPLPSHDPDREPQRGSIVNVASQLGIVGRPEAPAYCGSKAAVIGMTRSDAIDYSRDGIRVNCVCPGLVETPMTVQSEESRERFRPAVEIAPMKRMGKPAEIADSILFLCSTQASFVQGHALVVDGGYVIN
- a CDS encoding uncharacterized protein (COG:S;~EggNog:ENOG410PM8D;~InterPro:IPR036236,IPR013087,IPR007219;~PFAM:PF00096,PF04082;~go_function: GO:0003677 - DNA binding [Evidence IEA];~go_function: GO:0008270 - zinc ion binding [Evidence IEA];~go_process: GO:0006351 - transcription, DNA-templated [Evidence IEA]), with the translated sequence MLPQSSHNPRGARRSSVGAKPRVCVHCGRGFRRTEHLERHVRTHTKEKPFTCFCGAAFTRRDLLKRHTRIAHEENNPPNTGGLISPNSQPDNEVIDQRNELQPAENPVIQQQPPYDAPPPPPPAPAPAPRANVPIPVTSSTVAQWPGPPQHGTYIPQSQPMMNPDASHAALGAHPAVTHDAEILEAAQLLLPGGYRGPPPPAQPMPYFPEELNHFQEFTHFLDSIGLPAEWLPTTTDMQPTIPSAAANDAATREQPSSSRRRSRGDSPFRSWLPSVPSGDQSLGALSDYEPPQESRNPSPLKVTEEQRQRLAFALEEFRNVIPDFVLPSRHTLSRYLTSFFDGFHSHLPFMHAPTFRVNDHAPELILGICTVGAQYRQEHRNAEKLFYTGRAVLLERMAREPHVPLTGYSNITVQVPISRSFHSTEGILPEDAAGASAWRQIESIRTLLALMAYASWELKQELMQEAFSLQSMLVRSIRDFGLAENVTVAPRHTPLQWHEWAEEESIRRTRIISFCFVHIHSIAYNVYPMLRSSEIHLRLPCATKEWKATTASEWEATQREAGPPPLFFQEALAILLQPSRTTIVPDPIPTPLGNYILLHGLLQRIHLVSELSLPTGDHASSLPTEELNRLERALRAWTSVWQQAPESSLDPHNENGPIPFTSSALLGMAYVRLSLNLGPYRQLETRDPHRIAAALHRSPRPGRNYRLTPALIYSAHALSIPVRLGIDHVARSQAFFWSVRHSIAGFECAILLSKWLLSLAEPGSGQNLSENESRILHWTRCIVQESYDSMDMEDNDTLPNLEPANLGLAVIKLWSRLFRKNTQWPFINLLGESLKQYLATLPG